The Canis lupus familiaris isolate Mischka breed German Shepherd chromosome X, alternate assembly UU_Cfam_GSD_1.0, whole genome shotgun sequence genome has a segment encoding these proteins:
- the LPAR4 gene encoding lysophosphatidic acid receptor 4: protein MGDRRFIDFQFQDLNSSFRPRLGNATANNTCIVDDSFKYNLNGAVYSVVFILGLITNSASLFVFCFRMKKRSETAIFITNLALSDLLFVCTLPFKIFYNFNRHWPFGDTLCKISGTAFLTNIYGSMLFLTCISVDRFLAIVYPFRSRTIRTRRNSAIVCAGVWILVLSGGISASLFSTTNVNNATTTCFEGFSKRVWKTYLSKITIFIEVVGFIIPLILNVSCSSVVLRTLRKPATLSQIGTNKKKVLKMITVHMAVFVVCFVPYNSVLFLYALVRSQAITNCLLERFAKIMYPITLCLATLNCCFDPFIYYFTLESFQKSFYINTHLKMESLFKTETPLTTKPSLPAIQEEVSDQTTHNGGELMLESTF, encoded by the coding sequence atgggtGACAGAAGATTCATTGACTTTCAGTTTCAAGATTTAAATTCAAGCTTCAGACCCAGGTTGGGCAATGCTACTGCCAATAATACTTGCATTGTTGATGATTCCTTCAAGTATAATCTGAATGGTGCTGTCTACAGTGTTGTATTCATCCTGGGTCTGATAACCAACAGTGCCTCTCTGTTTGTCTTCTGCTTCCGCATGAAAAAGAGAAGTGAGACTGCTATTTTCATCACCAATCTAGCCCTTTCTGATTTGCTCTTTGTTTGCACTCtacctttcaaaatattttacaatttcaaCCGTCACTGGCCTTTTGGTGACACCCTTTGCAAGATCTCTGGGACTGCattcctcaccaacatctatgGGAGCATGCTGTTCCTCACCTGTATTAGTGTGGATCGTTTCCTGGCCATTGTCTATCCCTTCCGATCTCGTACCATTAGGACAAGGAGGAATTCTGCCATTGTGTGTGCTGGAGTCTGGATCCTAGTCCTCAGTGGTGGTATTTCAGCCTCTTTGTTCTCCACCACTAATGTCAACAATGCAACTACCACCTGCTTTGAGGGCTTCTCCAAACGTGTCTGGAAGACTTATCTGTCCAAGATCACCATATTTATTGAAGTTGTTGGTTTCATCATTCCTCTGATATTGAATGTCTCTTGCTCTTCTGTGGTGCTAAGAACCCTACGCAAGCCTGCTACACTGTCTCAAATTGGGACCAATAAGAAAAAAGTGCTGAAGATGATCACAGTGCATATGGCAGTCTTTGTGGTATGCTTTGTACCCTATAATTCTGTCCTCTTCCTGTATGCCCTAGTGCGCTCCCAAGCCATTACCAATTGTTTATTGGAAAGATTTGCAAAGATTATGTACCCAATCACCTTGTGCCTTGCAACTCTGAACTGTTGCTTTGACCCTTTTATCTATTACTTCACCCTTGAGTCTTTTCAGAAGTCCTTCTACATCAATACCCACCTCAAGATGGAGTCCTTGTTTAAGACTGAAACACCTCTGACCACAAAGCCTTCCCTTCCAGCTATTCAAGAAGAAGTTAGTGATCAAACAACACATAATGGTGGTGAATTGATGCTAGAATCCACCTTTTAG